The sequence GGCCCCTTTCGTATATTGCAATGTTTCCCACCTTTAATTGGATGCACCTAACATGGGTCCATTTAATGCTTTCTAGTAATCTCTTTTTTCATCTGAGATCTGCCCGCCACACCAAACAATTTTGGAAATTATATTTACGTACCAAAAATCATTAGTAATGATAGTAAATTTATGAACAtgaaaaattgagaaatgaaAATCAAGAATCTCAAAGGAAATCTCTTTTTCTGTAGGTAGGAGCTAGTGATGATAGTAAagtcatataaatttttgactCTCCTATCTCAATAATACAGAACTTTACAGTCCataatattgaaaaactaAGAACCCAACGACAAAGAGGAATGGTGGAGGAAAAGGCTTATGTCCCTTTCTATTGAGAATTCTCTTTATTCTTTGGTCCTTCTCTTTGTCAGAGACCTTATCCACCCCTTCCTCATTACCTTGACTCCCTCAACTTTGGTTCCCACGTGGCACATGTTTCCTTTGTTGGACCTCTTCAATTTGATGACCTGGAACAGATGGCCTATCCGCTTTCGCCACCTCAGCGCAGCGCGTGGTCTTGCATGCTCTATCACACTCATTGTCTCCTTAGTCATGTCCTTGTTGATGTCTTGTTTTGCTTCTTCTTTGCTCATCTGATTTTGGTTGATCCATGACTTGCTGCATTGCTTCTCTAGACATACCTTTGAAACTGTGTTGCTCTTTTCCCATGATGCAGCACCATTGTCTTCGAACTTGATTGATATAAAAGAGtctgaaagaaaattaaagaaaagaaagttaattaacatgttctttttgtttaatatCATCTGTTAGGAAGcgttttgtatatatatatataaacacacCTCCACTGTTTTACCATTTAATATATGCTAATGAACAAGAAACGACTTAAAATTGACACCAAAATGGTCCCTCTTAAATTGTCTTTGCATGGCCTATGTGCAGGCTCATTGCATAATCTAATCAAACTATTTATTCCCTAATGATTTTGCATCTTACATACCTTATCATATGAACCTTTTTCCCCTTGAAGATTAGAAACTGCTAATGACCCATTTAGGAAACAATCCCTAagaactttttaataatttccaCGAACATAAATTAcatattgttatattttaatcacctctagaatcaaatatatttttatgttaatacaCCTGCACTACTTTACCATTTAATATATGCTAAGAGaatgatgaaaaagaaatgaccTAAAATTGACATCCAAATGGTTCCTCTTAAATTGTCTTTGCGTaattgctaatatttatatgtccATAAACCGCTCATTCCCTAGTAGGGATTGTGCATTATTATCCCTCATTTTAGAAACCTATTTTCCCTTGAAGATTACAGATTGCTAATGACCCATATAAGAAACAATTCCTAGAaacttatataacaatttCTGATCATGAATTATTCACTCGCTAAGTTTTTTAATTGCAacttttatacatatttaagaTGAATATGTGATTTCTATGCATTAagcaaggaaaagaaaaggaaaggctTATTATACTAGCCATAAAGCTATTCATGACATTAAGATTCTTCTTTTCCATGTGTCAACAatcttctcagaaaataaccatgtttTGACAACCTGTAATAAATTCTGCAGACTGGTACAAGGACATGcaatatcttaatttttcaCTATTGTCAGTTGAAATTCAAGAACAACATCAAGAACAGCTAAACAGGCAGTTGTAGTATCCTTACAACATATAGTATACGAATTATAATAGAGCAATAACAGCGGCAGCAACAACAATAGACGTACCTTCTTCTGGACTGGTAGAGACATCGGAGTTATTATCATCAGAAAGCTTCCAATGCCGGAATTCGAGACGATTGAGAAGAGAACTCAAAGTAAAGATCTTAGGAAGACTAATGGGTGGCTTCTTAGGGGAGACGTCTTGAGTTCTAAGTGTTGCTGTTGTTCTTGATGATTGCTTTGCAGCCAAAACGAGAAGCCTTTCATTTAAGCATACAGCACAAACACCTATAACAGCATCTTTTGGATGGAAATAACAGCAAGAATTGTCTTCTCTATAGCCATTCATGTTTATACTTAGTCAAGAAAGAATGCAAGAGAGGAACGAAGAAGAAGCAAAGCAAGAGACTAATCTTGAATGTTGGACTAATGAAATGagagaagaaaattaaatagctGGTAGGATATGTATATGTTTTATATGTATTGTTGTGTTGTAGAGATTTTATATTACTCTAAGAAAAgaaggatttttttttatctttttttttttgtttgtaatAATTGACTCTGATTTAAAAGAGAATTTAATATCAGTTGAGTTACattgaattgatttttgtttttcagaaaagaaaaactaaggCAATTGTAGATTATCATCAAGATGGCCCACCAAATGAATCGAATTGAAGAATATAAGAGAAGGATAGTGATTTTGGAGATCTCAATCTAGAGACATTGTTGTACACTAGGTGCAATTTTcacaattttaatttctttgttcttttttttttttttttttttcttttctccccATGGTTAAATTCTCAAGATTGACTCTTTTGGTAACAAACTTTTCCCCCTTGAGGAAAATCCTTGGACTGGGTGCTTCTTATTGGAATTTTCATGGAAACTTGCTTTGCTTTCATTTGCTTTTGTATTACTTTCCTTTTTCCAACTTTTTATCCAAAgcaatataaaaagaaactctttttatttcttttaaggaaaacactttaaatccattgtatttttgtttttacatGAATCTcatatatagtaattatagATTAGAAACTTCTATTGaagtcaaattaaaattctctaaAACAATTAGGCAAGTCATTCTAAATGGCATTGACCATAGATAATAAGAGCAGcctcatttatatatttggcTTGTTTTTCTATCCAAGAAAGGGTCCAAAGAACTTCCAATTATTGAAATACTTGGGTGctgctttatttatttttcttctcttattaTACATTGTGATTTAAAGATCATAAGCAATTTTGGAATGGGTCTAAGGCTAGGTCAAAATTTGCAGCTCCCACTTGATTTTGGAACTACAAAAAGTTCTAAATTTCATTGATTGAAACTGATTTCTTAGAAGTTAGAACTTACCATGTTAACTTTTCTTGcccttattttatttgtgaggccttcttttatatttcttttgagaAAGTTTGGGTAGTCCAAAGCATGTGAGgaagaatgaaaagaattGTCAGGTAACAGTGACTTCAAGCTTATAAAAGTGGGGCTTTATATTATGTTAAGATTATTTAggtatctttaatttctaaatataaaaagcaaaaaaaaaaaaaaaagtatatatgaaAAGCAATAATCTtcgttaaaaataataatttatttaagaatacaTTAATTAACAAACTTAATTAGTACTAAATTTTtcgtttagtaaattaatagtGGAAGCATATTTCCAGTTCTCTTGACTTAGAAAATTATACCTTAGAGAATAAactaataagaaatatatttaaaaaagttcCCTTTCATCTCCACTTTCTTTAgcttttgtttctctctttcttttctttcctcttttaCCCTTTTCCAATTCCATGCTGCACAAAAAGGATGCCACAACAACAGGCACACTGTTGTGGAAACAGATTTTGTGTGATATGtagaaaagagagaagagttgagaatctaatattattaacaacaaaagaagaagaagaagaagaaagaaagaaagaaagaaagaaaagcctTTGGAATAGTGTCAATAATAAAACATCCTAAAAGGGATATTAAAAGTGATGGAAACAAGCAAACTAATGGTCACATGGGGAGAAGGGAGGGCTGTTTCCATATTGGTTGGCTTCCAGTCAAGTTCCCATCAATGTACCAAAGGGTTTGATTGTGGGTCTCATCGTGGCACCACCACACCACCCTATTTTACTAGACTTGCCCCAAACTTAGCCCTTTTCTTTGCCAACAAATAGTTCCCACACTTTAAGGTCTCTATTCTCCTTTTACTAAATATGATTACAAATATGGTATCTTTTTAACTTCTTCCGCCCTTTAGATTTCTATGATGGCTtgcaaatgaaatgaaataatttagatttttaggcTATAGACTGCTCTTATGGGTTGCTGGCCCGAACATGAAAATTTgttcattttgtaattatgtgtaATTAGACTATAATAGAGATATTATCATAAACGTCTTGTTTGTACAAACAAACTGTTGtgtaagttattattattattttaattattagtatcaatctgatttttatacaaaaagtcatttaatattaaattaaataaatataatataagtttaACAAATAGcataaataacaatattaaGACCAGAGCTAATATTTTAGGAATCTTTTCTAAAaggttttaatattttaagttttttttaatattgttaattaatattattgattatatttataaactaataacaaaaatataattaatatgcccTTTTAGAATtacaattttcatttaattagagaaatagtttataatttttatattaatgcTATTTCTATACGGCAAAATTATGGACATTTATTAGAAACAATTTAGAACTCAGCTTCTGGTAAAGGCAAATAATTTACATTAtgtttagaaaaatattgcaATGGACAATGCCTACGGTTGAAAATGTGTTAAGCTTGATTGGTGATTCAAACAAGCattaattgaatttgaaaagTTGTAGATGAAAAAAGAGAGTCAATcttatttgaaagaaaagaagcatgCAAGTTAATAGTTGAGTTGGGTTCCCAGCATAAACTGCAACCTAAGAGTGGAATGTGAGATTTTTTTCAAGTAGTTTGGTCTTTCCTCTGCTGTCACATTAAAGACAAATTCCAAACCCTCTGCCTTGCTTTCTAGCTACTAGGATAGATATCTGTCCTTGTGAGAATTAGTCAAGCAACATTTTCAATGATGTAATTCGAGATATTCCAAGGAGACTGCTGCCATAGTCAACCTTGGTCCGGATAGATAGATGATTATCCATATATACCAGAATATTTATTGTTCGATCGAgggtttaatttatttttgcatcTCATTGTATGGCCAATCTGCCagtctaatattttattgaagaaCAATAATTTGTACGTCGTTTGAAATAGAATTCATAAACATGAACAGAAAGAGTACATGAGAAGGGCATCCTATAAAGCAGAAAACTTCAGTTGAGAATAAAGAACAACTCTTGCCTTGCCATATTTGTGGACCATTATTTTCAATGCAAGTTTGGTCCCTCTATTCacttatttcaattttatagtGGATGTCTGATGACTTGAATTGGTACATTACCAAGGAACCAGTCGCAAAGCGACTGGAGAGGGTTAAAACCATCATCCCCATTACCTGATATTTGAGTCTTTATTCAACGATAAGACCTGGATATACACAGAGAAAGAAGTACATATCTTGTTCTGTAATTAACACTGCAAAATTTGTGGTACAAGAGACGAGAGGAATATAAGAACAAACTAaacaaaaaagagagaagTAGGAGGAAAAACGAAATGGAGCCACTTGTCCTAGAAATTCTGCACAAtcacaacaaaaatatattctgtTAGGACTTATTGATATAACTTGGAGAGCTCATAAGAGAAAGCCTTCCTAACGGCCTCTCTCTTGAGCTTGAGAGCTGCCGTGACAAGACCGGATTCAGGAGTCCATGGATCAGACAGCAGTTTGATCTTTGCTGGTATCTCAAACTTCTCCAGCCGTGCTTTCTTAGCATCCTGGAAACAATGAAAAATGAAGGATAAGTTACTAGAAACAGAAACATTGATCCAGTTACAACGTAAAAAAAACACAACTAAACGAGGATTTTCTTTCTGTTGTTACTTAGAGAAGGACATGACGCAGGGCTGGCAGTCTCCATTTGACAGGGCCAAGTGCCTTCAGACTATGGAATCCAAAAAATTCCCAAGGAGGGTTACAGTGTAAATGCTTTTGATATATGCAGTTTCATCCAGACATGCAGGATTATCTCATCTCATAAGTACATTATTTGTGTGTATAGgtttttttaagaaatggTTTCAAGAAGTCGtgcataatgaaagaaatactTAATATGTAAAATGCAGGAACCCTATTTCAGTCCAGCATTCTACTCCACTCAAATTATGATTGGGAAAGCATACCTTGAGAAGTGATGCTTGTACTtccttttttgtttcatttttctcaCAGAGTTCTGCAAAATTAGCATAGGCAATTCCCTGTTTTGAAGCCCATTCTTCAAGTGCAGGTTGCGCAGCCACCACAAGGGCCACACAGTACATATGAAATGGATCGGCATGAAGCATCATGTTGTCAACATAGGGGCACACACTGAGAGCAGCCTCAACCTGTGCGGAAAACATTAGTTCCAAGGAAATTCCCCAGAGATTGGAAAACTTGCATTTTACCTTCATACCTTTCCTAAAGAGACATATTCTCCATGCTGAAGCTTGACTATGTCCTTTTTTCGGTCAATTATCTCAAGGCAACCATCTGCATGAAACCGCCCAATGTCACCTGTGTAGAACCACCTCATTCCTCTCTCATCCACCTtttcacattaaaaaaaaagaggacaTTATTGACACCCATAGCTAGTAAATATTGTTGGCAGAGGctccataaaagaaaagttgctGTGACATCTGAACTTCTTACCTTATATACTTCCCTTGTTTTCTCTTCATTCTTGAAATAGCCAACAGTGACACTAGGACCACCAATAACTATTTCTCCGCGAGGCATTGGTGAATCACTAATTAAATATCCACCTTCAGGCCAATCAATTAACTGAGAACAAAAACATATAGTAACATTATTAAATCTATAATTCATCTCCTGATCGTGCAACCATGATCTGATATCATCAAAACAAAAGCATGGCTCAATATGGGGAAAATCTCACTGTCAACATAATGAGACAAGACTTCATCAAGAGAAATAGTATTTCTATATCGCAGTCAATGGATGGGGTGGTATAATTGTCAAGTCAAAGACAGAGCTcactaattttaattgtttccCACCTTAATATATGTGCAAGGAAGTGGATTTCCAACTCGACCAACTGATGAATCATCAAACTCAGAAAATGTCCCGCCAGCACAAGTTTCAGTAAGACCATAGCCTTGGCCGATTGGAGCCCTGTACAAAAATGTTCACCGCTGCTCAGAGAGAAAAATTGAAGCACCAAaccaaaagaaattgaaagacAAGCAAGGAAAAACCATATAAACATAGggcaatttaattttatttctttaatcatAACCAGAAACAGTCTCTTCTGCCCATGTGCACACGAATACATTTAGCATCTTAAGAGCATTATTATTTAGTGTTTCCTAAATTAAAAGCATGCATCAATTTCTCTATGACATTCCTTTAGCTTGATTTCATCACATTTAGAACCCATACTTTCAGCTCCTTTATACTTCCCCATCTTTACAATTTTAGGTTTCAGTTGTATAGGCTGATAATAGACATCAGAACAATCTGGCGATGGAGGTTCAGCATTAATATAAATGCCCCTCAATCTAAGAAGGTAACCTTTTTTGTTTAACTCGTAAAAAAGGATTGAAAATAGTTAACTTGAGGGCTCAAGATCTAAGTTGACACATATCATGATGCAAAAGATGATGAATGAAACAACTAATGAAATTTTATGTCCATTCTTTAGTATTGTATGCTTAAAAAAAACACATACAAACATGCATGCAGATGAGAAGCGTATATATAGCAAGACCAATTTGGAAAGAAAGGCAATCTCAAGGGATATCCTGGTAAGAGTTTGACAGAATCacaaattttataagctaTCATGCGTTTATAGTTTAGCATTGGTTTACAATTCTACTGCATCTTTATTTTCCTTCAGTTTTTTTCACCTTAAATGATAATCATGGatgataagaaaaaatttcagaTATTAGGAAGATACTGCCACAAGATCAATGGCTAATCATCCATTATATGTAAACAATAGCAAGAATTTGCTAAAATCATACTAACCCAAGGCAAATGTTGATAAATCTTTGAGTATCAGCAGAAAGTGGAGCACCTCCGGAGAGCAAAAAGCGAACCCGACCTCCCAGAACTGCCCGAACCTTTCTAAACACAAGGAAGTTCCAAAGAACCAATTCCAGACC is a genomic window of Ricinus communis isolate WT05 ecotype wild-type chromosome 2, ASM1957865v1, whole genome shotgun sequence containing:
- the LOC8274122 gene encoding uncharacterized protein LOC8274122 is translated as MNGYREDNSCCYFHPKDAVIGVCAVCLNERLLVLAAKQSSRTTATLRTQDVSPKKPPISLPKIFTLSSLLNRLEFRHWKLSDDNNSDVSTSPEEDSFISIKFEDNGAASWEKSNTVSKVCLEKQCSKSWINQNQMSKEEAKQDINKDMTKETMSVIEHARPRAALRWRKRIGHLFQVIKLKRSNKGNMCHVGTKVEGVKVMRKGWIRSLTKRRTKE